AAATAAAAGCTAGTAGCGCCACAATAAGGAACGATATGCAAAAACTTCAAAAGCTAGGTTTTGTTTATCAGCAACATTCAAGTGGTGGTAGAATTCCAACAGATTCAGCCTTAAAAATATACTTTCAGATGATTAAGGAAGCCTATAATCAAGAAGATACTCATATCGACATACCCAAAAAATATAAATTTTATGATCTGAATCTAATGTTTCAAAGTTTAGCGGATTTGATTTCTAAATCTTTAGAAGGGCTTGTGATCTTTGAATATCCTAATCCTAAATATGTATATATTAAACGGGTAACAGTTACACCTTTAATGGAAAATAATAATGTAATAACTGTTTTAACTAATTTAGGTTTAGTAGTATCTAGAGCTGTCGAAATATACGGCTTGCCTCCTTCTCAAGAGCTTGAGACAGTTTTAAACAATGGGTTAATTGGTAAAACTTTTTATTCTTTGTTCATGATTCTTTCTGCTCCGAAACTTGAAATTGAGGACATAAGAATTACGAATTTTATGGAAATTCTAGAACAAATTACATCTGAGTTTAACCGCAAAAAATATATAATAAGCGGGCTAGAAAAGATTATAGCTAAGTGCGAACCTGATATAAATGCAATAGAAACACTAGCTTTAATGGTTGAAAATGATCGAATAAAAGAACAAATATTAAAAAATCTAGATTTCTCAGATGATATTAAAATATCCTTCGGAGAAGATTTTAACTCAAAAGCATTAAAAAATATGGTATTTTTTTATACAACTTATAACATGAATAGTCATCCTCTAGGAAAAGTTTTTTTTATTACAGATAAATATTGTGATTATGAAAAAAATTATGTTATTTTAAGAGAATATGTATCAAGGTTATCTGAAATTATATCAAAAAATTTATAATAATTGTATTAGTTAGCACTTTGGGAGGTGTTTAATTCAATGGCCGAGAGGAACAAAAAGGTTGAAAGTAATGAAAAAAAAGAAATAAAAGAAGGAGAAAAAATAACTAACGAAAATGGAGAAAATATTGAGGAAGATATAATTAAAGAATTTAAAGAAAATATTGAAAACAAAGTAAAAGAATTAGAAAAAGAAAGAGATGAATACAAACAGCGTTTGTACAATTTAAAAACAAGATTCGAAGATTACAAAGAAATGATAGAAAAAGAAAAAATGATTTTGATGTATAATACTAAGAAAAAAGTATTAGAAAGATTTTTAGTACCCTTTGAAAAACTCAAATTGTCTTTAAATTATAAAGATGAACCAGAGTTTGTATCAGCAGTTGAAATGGTTTATAAAGACATGGTAAAGGTTTTTGATTCTTTGAAAATGAAATTT
The Petrotoga sp. 9PW.55.5.1 DNA segment above includes these coding regions:
- a CDS encoding nucleotide exchange factor GrpE, producing MAERNKKVESNEKKEIKEGEKITNENGENIEEDIIKEFKENIENKVKELEKERDEYKQRLYNLKTRFEDYKEMIEKEKMILMYNTKKKVLERFLVPFEKLKLSLNYKDEPEFVSAVEMVYKDMVKVFDSLKMKFIIPQKGDPFDPFEHEVIDKYETNEVTEYSIYDVQTTGYKIEGEVIKPAKVIVAVKPKENIEKDQDSSCEKSEPKDDKTTKSTEGIDSKEGGN
- a CDS encoding HTH domain-containing protein; the encoded protein is MSKILHDRQKEILKYIVQLYIKNKKPVSSDEVLEQFKIKASSATIRNDMQKLQKLGFVYQQHSSGGRIPTDSALKIYFQMIKEAYNQEDTHIDIPKKYKFYDLNLMFQSLADLISKSLEGLVIFEYPNPKYVYIKRVTVTPLMENNNVITVLTNLGLVVSRAVEIYGLPPSQELETVLNNGLIGKTFYSLFMILSAPKLEIEDIRITNFMEILEQITSEFNRKKYIISGLEKIIAKCEPDINAIETLALMVENDRIKEQILKNLDFSDDIKISFGEDFNSKALKNMVFFYTTYNMNSHPLGKVFFITDKYCDYEKNYVILREYVSRLSEIISKNL